A window from Vigna angularis cultivar LongXiaoDou No.4 chromosome 7, ASM1680809v1, whole genome shotgun sequence encodes these proteins:
- the LOC108336821 gene encoding protein MAIN-LIKE 1-like, with product MASARQLPVDMSLLRLQDKHIVNSIWEGNERLVCPRRHAIWIAKHVHEIDERIKNILQAAGFIHILQASRMKINHQLVTALVERWRVETHTFHLPLGESTITLEDVALQLGLPIEGHVVTGISSGPLTVFCHQLLGDVPPKNCVRGNRIKLSWFNNTFRQLPHDATEQVIEQYARAYMLIIIGSVMMLDTSASMVHLMYLPLLTDLQNVSQYSWGSGTLSCLYRALDHGTRTDQENIGGCMILLQCWAWERITCLSPELLDVTEHDISSGAVFPLAKRWCRKKQSIFQDTTTVKQFRQKIDDLSPRQVQEVYEISAEYEEKRDPKKLDICTFKEKKMMFVLDNCYY from the exons ATGGCTTCTGCCCGTCAACTTCCCGTTGATATGTCCCTTCTACGTCTACAAGATAAACACATCGTGAATTCTATTTGGGAAGGCAATGAACGACTCGTTTGCCCTCGAAGACATGCAATTTGGATAGCAAAGCATGTCCacgaaattgatgaaagaataaagaatattCTACAGGCAGCAGGGTTTATCCATATTTTGCAAGCATCACGTATGAAGATAAATCACCAGCTAGTCACTGCTTTGGTTGAGAGGTGGAGAGTCGAGACTCATACTTTCCACTTGCCTCTTGGTGAAAGTACGATTACATTGGAAGACGTTGCATTACAACTGGGGCTTCCTATTGAAGGACATGTGGTGACTGGCATCAGTAGTGGTCCACTAACAGTTTTTTGTCATCAACTACTAGGAGATGTTCCTCCTAAGAATTGTGTAAGGGGCAACAGAATCAAGTTGTCATGGTTTAATAACACTTTTCGCCAATTGCCTCATGATGCAACCGAACAAGTTATTGAACAATACGCTAGAGCGTATATGTTGATCATAATTGGCAGTGTCATGATGCTAGATACATCTGCAAGCATGGTGCATTTGATGTATCTTCCCCTATTGACGGACCTGCAGAACGTTTCACAGTATAGCTGGGGATCTGGCACGCTTTCCTGCTTGTATCGTGCCCTTGATCATGGGACTAGGACTGACCAAGAGAATATCGGAGGGTGCATGATCTTGTTACAATGTTGGGCATGGGAAAGAATAACATGTCTTTCACCAGAATTACTTGATGTCACAGAACACGACATATCTTCTGGTGCAGTTTTTCCACTTGCGAAAAGATGGTGTCGCAAAAAACAGTCAATATTCCAGGACACTACAACTGTCAAACAATTTCGTCAGAAAATAGACGACCTATCACCTAGACAG gttcaAGAAGTGTACGAAATTTCAGCTGAGTATGAAGAAAAGCGTGACCCTAAGAAACTGGATATTTGCActtttaaggaaaagaaaatgatgtTTGTACTGGATAACTGTTATTATTAG